Below is a window of Solea senegalensis isolate Sse05_10M unplaced genomic scaffold, IFAPA_SoseM_1 scf7180000015033, whole genome shotgun sequence DNA.
GACGAAGGCTCGGGCAGGGGAGGGAtccaccaaagaaaaacaccacaataaTCACCAGGCACACGTGGCAGACACGCTCAGTGACGAAAACCCGTCGGCTGTTTCCGATGGCCACCGAATAACGCCGCACGAGCCCGAACCGAAACTCAGTGGCTGCAAAGCAGCAGCGGCCGTCAGGTGGTTAAGATCACCTAATCAAAAGAACATTATTAACAACCGCTACGTACGTTACAATTAAGTTGGTTCCATTTCACAATATACGGACGTATCTTCTTGTAGTATTAACAGACACTCacgagaggaggaaaaggaagagggCTCCAGGCTAGGGTGACCATACGTCCGTATTTCCCGGGACATGTTCGTATTTCACGTCCTGTCCCGGGTGTCCCGGGTTATTTTTAGAAAGTGAGGAAATGTCCTGGTTTTTAAAATTACCTTCTTTGGAccattacatttacatgcactaGGGCACTGCCCACGGCGCTGCGTGCGACGTAGCCTAATCCCCGCCCCTATGCTGTCAGCCCTATTAATCAGAACGTAGACAACGTGACTGTCAGTCATACGCAAGCAACATGCCGAAGCGCAAGTGCTCGCTAGGGTTACCACTCAAAAAGACCCTCCCCGATTCAGACACTGCTAAAAAGTTAAGTTGTGCCCGAACTAAGACCGAGGCTATTGTTGATAGTGTACTGGCACCGCATTCTGTAGAAGTGGCGCTCAAAGCACTAAAAGACTGTCTTttagtgtgtttaaatgtatttattcaaaatgcttGAGTCAACTTGACTCAagcattttgaataaaattATCATTTGTTATTGGAGTTATTGTTATTGACTTTTACTGAAAAgcatttttaataaaccaaCTAAATATCTTGTTCtatctatataatataatataccggtataattgaataataataaaatactattAAAGCAGCAGCATCCTCCACATGACCGCCCACCCCCCAGCCCCACCCCCGGCCGCCCCACCTTCAACCCCCCCGACAAGGTGTCCTGGTTTTCCCAAATGAAAATATGGTCACCCTACACCTGCGACCACACTAGCGTTAGCCACCCACTAGCATCAACCAACgaccagcgagagagagacacttaCCACCGCAGCGTGCACACGCAGCACGGAGCAGCACCCAACCAGTCGCCAAGTTTGAGCATACTAACTAAGCTACTACCATACTAACTAAGCTACTACCATACTAACTAAGCTACTACCATACTAATTAAGCTACTACCATACTAACTAAGCTACTACCATACTAACTTCACCACCATACTAACCACTAGGTACCAGCTACTACCATACTAACTAAACTACTACCATACTAACTAAGCTACTACCATACTAACTAAACTACTACCATACTAACTAAGCTACTACCATACTAACTAAACTACTACCATACTAACTAAACTAAGCGATTAGCGAAGTAAAGTGTGCAAACCTACCGATTGGgtattgttttcatgtaaatgttagcattttagctcaatagcttccaggtcatgtgacctaatGGCTAATATATgacctaataataatataactacAGTGAGCCACGATTGCCACGGGCTTAAACGGCTCCTATCGTTATccttcaaattattattaacgtgcaaaaaaactcttgaaactttgcatggagGACAAGTCTTGGGAAAATGCGAGATTGGCATAGTTCCCGAACCCGTGCGCTGTCCAAGGTCTCTacagcgccccctaaggtgaaaacagaggcaaaattgagttccagcGAACTTCCGGTAACTTGGGTGGAAGATGAATTTGCAAATGAGCGAACTCGTCCGATCGCGTTTATCGTACTCGACACATCGAAGGTTTCTTCAACTCTCTTGTTCACTGTGCGTTGCTTTAAAAGTTTGACCCCACGTATTTAAAATCACCCATTTTTGCACCTTCACTGTCATTAATatgagctgtgatgttaaagAGCTTCTTCTCCCGTTTCTACAGCACTGAGCTGAAATGGCCGATCAAAGAAGATCCTCGTCCCTGTTGCTCACTTTCGTCGTCTACTTCTCTTTGTGgacaaccaccaccacagcaTCTTTCTTTCAACTGAATCAATGCTTTGATGAATGTCCGGCAAATCATTTAGTCTCCAGCTTTGATGTGCCGTGTTCTGGCCGCTGTGATACGCATGGTTACTCCTACTACTGGTGCTACACCCAAGATGGATGGGGCTACTGCTCCCCAGGAGAGAACATTGACTACAAAGGCAACAAGTGTCAAAACACCTGTGCTCAGTATTCGGTTGGTTATTCGTGCAAATTGTCCACAGGACGTTGGAACACATGTGCGCCAGTGAAGCCAAAAGCACTGACCCATAATACCAGGTATATGCAAAAGTGCATTGACGACTGCCAGTATCATGAATCGGGAGATTACTTCTGGTGTCACACTGAGAATAGCTGGGATTACTGCTCACCTCTACCAGACTACACCTACAGAGGTGAGTCTTGCCGCCAGGGTCACAGCTGTGGAACCCATAGCTACAGCTATAGCTGGTGCTACACTTCATACCACGACGACTGGGATTATTGCGGAATTATCAGTCCCGGAGAGTGCAGCTACACCGACTCATTCCGTAGAAAACGGCAAACCAATAATCCAAGTGTGCTCTGTACCAggagggatgatgatgatgatgatgatgacggcaAGAGGAGAGTGACCTACTTCCTTGAAAATAGGGAACGAAATAACATTGCCAGCGTCAACAAAAAGTTATGCAATGAAGCACTAGACTTAATTAACAAGTGGGACAATCAGAGATTGAATGACCAATCCAGGTCCAACTTGATTCGTTCGGCTAATTTCCGCATTGATAACCAGGGACTGTGTAAAATGAATAATCAGCGTTGTTACAACCTGCAAGTCCAGTTGAACAAGCAACGCAGTGCAGGTGAAAGCACGACTGTGTCACATATCGTCGTCCCTGTGGCCATGTCAGCCGAGTACATGCGACTGGCCTTCAAACTAAGTTTAGAGAAACAGGCCAGTGTTCACGTCCAGGTAAAGGAGGAAGCAGCCCCCACCTCGTACAGCAACCAAAGGTGTTGCAGGCGACGGAAATACTAGCGTCACTCTTCAGCCCTCGTCGGGGTTAGTCGTgtcattttaccacaggacGTCAAGTGAGAGGGGTCAAACCATTCACGCATGTGCGTACGGCGTTGCTTCCTCATATGACGAGTCACAGACTCACGTCCATATACCGCTGGAACAATATACCGGTAATAAGAGTTATACcggtatatttttgaaagagatatGTAGTTGAGACAATATCGCCACacggtatattatatattatatattatttttatgttgccgACCGCTTCTCTCTGAagtaaaatgtgtacttttactccaatacatttCCCTGAACCATCTTTGTTAAttgttactacaaaataaaagttgagctggtGACGTGATGCCTGTTTTGGTGCcagtttttagcggcaccagctgtggacttaaaacacatcagcggctcgttgtttaccgtgtccgacacagaggctctggtctccgggtttctgttgtagtGAAGGCGGTGTGTAAACTGCTTAACCCCTCCTACTTTTGGTAGTGGTATATCCTGTGGTAAAATGTCCATCTACTCGTGTGAGTGGGGTCAGAAACTGTAAACTGTCACGACCAAATTGCTTGAAAATCAGCCTGAATTTGTGTCATCTAATCCCAACATGAATCGTCGTGAAACTCAACAtgagtacatttttattcttcttaACTTAATCAACAAATCACTTTGTAGCAGACGGTTTATAAGAGGAAAACAATGACTCTACTCTGTTCTTTGAAGTTAATGTACGTGTGCTCAATGTATTCTGACTCAATATAATTGGGTTTCATTTTTACGATGTTAGCATGACAAAGGTATTCTGACTAACTGTTTATTGTAGTTTGTCTTGGTCTAGTTACGTAGTTAGTCCATTAAATTGTACTTTGATTTAGTGTACTGATTGTCACTTTCTGTAACTGCTGTATTTTAAATTAAGGTAATTGCAACGTTTCTCAGTGAAATTGtactttgtctcattttatttGTACGATCACTCAGCATAATTGTGTTTTAcctcaaagtaaaagtacacagaCTGAACATAATTGCATTTTACTCAATGTTAATTACTGGAGTGTAACTCATTGTGATTCTATTTTCACTGCATTGATCTTTCTTtgcctaaaataaataaacattcacCAAAGCAAGtcagtgtgttttcctcacacagGAACGCACAACTGCCACTCAACACACAACCTCAACCTCTCAACCACTGTTAAAATTACTGAAATGGCActtgtgtcacatttgtttcacagtaaatcggTCGCACACATGACACGTCACAACCTGATTTGCTACTACTTCCTGCCGCCGCTAATGTACTACGACAGTTGTGGAATGACATTGAAACCTGTATTTTGCAGTATTTTATAGAAtcaaaaaatacaatgaaagatactatgaaaaatgtattacaaaCTTATTACAGCCAGCAATATGTCAAAGATTAGCAGCAACACTTGTGACAGTACGGAagcgcattgcattcatttgaagaaaaaaaaaaacaactccggtttttctgagtaattaatattttggtttgttttttgaataatttgtttttcctgtttttcggAGTAATTTTTTCCTGAATTATCGAGAACCTCCAACCTGCAAGTGACTCCCATATTTTCATTAGTCTCCGGATCGTCTGTTCTCGTCCACATAGCCTGATACCTTGTATCCGTGGAGCATGCCGTATCTGTCCAACTGATCATGGAGAAATATTGCTATGTCTCAGAGATCTGAATGAGCTTTCCTTCTGAACAACCACAAAGTTCTCAGGTGCCTGCGTAAAGTCGACAAATGGCAATACCATCTATGTGACTTAAGGACAGGACTATCTCCCAGCATCTTAAAcccagatcaaagtaaaacttgattaaactaaacaagccGTCCATGTTGTTATGAATCAAATGTTTATTgcgtttattgtttcaaatgcgCTCTAAACTAGAACAAacaacagggaaaaaaatactCCGAAAAACCAACCATGAAAGAGaattactctgaaaaacagaaaaaagtaaACTACTaaaaattgcagtttgaatgggtttcaatgggACATCTTTGATGCTTAACAGTCTGAGTGTAA
It encodes the following:
- the LOC122761818 gene encoding uncharacterized protein LOC122761818, translating into MADQRRSSSLLLTFVVYFSLWTTTTTASFFQLNQCFDECPANHLVSSFDVPCSGRCDTHGYSYYWCYTQDGWGYCSPGENIDYKGNKCQNTCAQYSVGYSCKLSTGRWNTCAPVKPKALTHNTRYMQKCIDDCQYHESGDYFWCHTENSWDYCSPLPDYTYRGESCRQGHSCGTHSYSYSWCYTSYHDDWDYCGIISPGECSYTDSFRRKRQTNNPSVLCTRRDDDDDDDDGKRRVTYFLENRERNNIASVNKKLCNEALDLINKWDNQRLNDQSRSNLIRSANFRIDNQGLCKMNNQRCYNLQVQLNKQRSAGESTTVSHIVVPVAMSAEYMRLAFKLSLEKQASVHVQVKEEAAPTSYSNQRCCRRRKY